In one window of Vanrija pseudolonga chromosome 5, complete sequence DNA:
- the malL_1 gene encoding Oligo-1,6-glucosidase, translating into MTIDITPIGIDPNWWRQALVYQIYPRSFADANGDGVGDLVGITEKLPYLKELGVDAIWLSPFYPSALKDGGYDVADYRDVDPRIGTIAQFDTMTAAAKEAGIKIIVDIVPNHSSDDHVWFQAALKAGKGSPERERYIFRDGLGPNKDQPPTDWETFFGGSAWDPVGDGQWYLHLFDTSQPDFNWDHPEVREDFLKTLRFWGDHGVAGFRIDVANACTKDLSGDLPNWKEVTALSEQMVAGTLPEDTHPFLDRNSVFDVYREWRKVFNEYNPPLTAVAEAWVAPHRKHLYAAKDGLGQAFSFDMLMSDYDPVSFKKIITESLEHATASGSSTTWVFSNHDVIRHATRHALDIKPDNYREATRKYLLARGQDPKVDVELGLRRANAATQLILALPGSTYIYQGEELGLPEDVSIPDEERQDPTFFRSPGRDVGRDGCRICIPWVADAPNMGFGPGAAPHLKQPEVYKQYAVDVEDKDPKSTLNFYRKAINLRRELQGAEELVWKSDTPDVIHFERPGGWQSITNFGKEAIALPEGKVVVTSGELVDGKLPQDTTAWVVPA; encoded by the exons ATGACCATCGACATCACCCCCATCGGCA TCGACCCCAACTGGTGGCGCCAGGCGCTCGTCTACCAGATCTACCCGCGCTcgttcgccgacgccaacggcgacggcgtcggagacctcgtcggcatcacTGAGAAGCTCCCCTACCTCAAGGAGCTTGGCGTGGACGCCATCTGGCTCTCGCCCTTCTACCCCTctgcgctcaaggacggTGGCT ACGATGTCGCCGACTaccgcgacgtcgaccccCGCATCGGCACCATTGCGCAGTTTGACACGAtgaccgccgctgccaaggaggccggcATCAAGATCATTGTCGACATTGTGCCCAACCACTCGTCCGACGACCACGTCTGGTTCCAGGCtgcgctcaaggccggcaagggttcgcccgagcgcgagcgctaCATCTtccgcgacggcctcggccccaACAAGGACCAGCCGCCCACCGACTGGGAGACCTTCTTTGGCGGCTCGGCATGGGAccccgtcggcgacggccagTGGTACCTCCACCTGTTTGACACGTCGCAGCCCGACTTCAACTGGGACCACcccgaggtgcgcgaggactTCCTCAAGACGCTCCGCTTCTGGGGCGAccacggcgtcgctggctTCCGTATCGACGTCGCCAACGCCTGCACCAAGGACCTCTCGGGCGACCTCCCCAACTGGAAGGAGGTGACCGCCCTCTCGGAGCAGATGGTCGCGGGCACGCTCCCCGAGGACACGCACcccttcctcgaccgcaACTCGGTCTTTGACGTCTACCGCGAGTGGCGCAAGGTGTTCAACGAGTACAACCCTCCCCTCActgctgtcgccgaggcgtgggTCGCCCCCCACCGCAAGCACCTCTacgccgccaaggacggcctcggccaggCCTTCTCGTTCGACATGCTCATGTCCGACTACGACCCCGTGTCGTTCAAGAAGATCATCACCGAGTCGCTCGAGCACGCCAcagcctcgggctcgtccaCCACCTGGGTCTTCTCCAACCACGACGTCATCCGCCACGCTACCCGCCACGCGCTCGACATCAAGCCCGACAACTACCGCGAGGCTACGCGCAAGTACCTGCTTGCGCGCGGCCAGGACCccaaggtcgacgtcgagctcggtctgcgccgcgccaacgccgcgacacagctcatcctcgccctccccggTAGCACGTACATCTaccagggcgaggagctcggcctgcccGAGGACGTGTCGAtccccgacgaggagcgccagGACCCCACCTTCTTCCGCTCGCCCGGACGCGACGTCGGCCGTGACGGCTGCCGTATCTGCATCCCGtgggtcgccgacgcgcccaaCATGGGCTtcggccccggcgccgccccgcacCTCAAGCAGCCCGAGGTGTACAAGCAGTAcgctgtcgacgtcgaggacaaggacccCAAGAGCACGCTCAACTTCTACCGCAAGGCCATCAAcctccgccgcgagctccagggcgccgaggagctcgtctGGAAGAGCGACACCCCCGACGTCATCCACTTTGAGCGTCCCGGCGGCTGGCAGAGCATCACCAACTTTGGCAAGGAGGCTATCGCGCTTCCCGAGGGCAAGGTGGTCGTGACctcgggcgagctcgtcgacggcaagctgcCCCAGGACACGACCGCTTGGGTCGTGCCGGCTtag
- the are2 gene encoding putative sterol O-acyltransferase 2: MALTATQRSPSHDHGIGDEPIDTAVITTPNGSIHIKPFVAAGKPEFRAVLTFAPRHSSFDRENVKSQRDEFRGFFTLFWIGLALVFIRTALQSWEENRTLLSPTFGRLITRDAFVLAFADGIMVTSMLLCVPFVQCLQRGYFRYTWTGLIIQHTFQAIFLAVAIAWGYARDWYWVQAGFLVLHAMSSLMKMHSYMSHNGMLSEVYFRLKSEKEALEHYLGTLPGGREAVLAEAREHQEKLEEIEALAPEISVPVTPERSTTPQSESESLQKAATILNARLVAEPEATVRRRKISSQPATDALPAPQKGLPLGTSLELAAHPGTRHAKRKPNPLAWSPDPRVALLARNIDAMEDELRSNGERGLVWPENVTYKHFVEFMFFPTLVYELEYPRTNTMRPLYILEKVLATFGTFSLIYTVTEHYIMPYTPKPGDSLFHAFAQLALPMMVNFLLIFYIIFECVCAGFAELSYFADREFYQDWWNSTGWDQFSRKWNKPVHTFLLRHVYQSSMAGLGMSRWGATLFTFLLSALCHELVMAVVSKKIRPYLFLLQMVQLPLIAISRIPAIKRNRTWGNIVFWAGLMLGFPMLEICYLVF, translated from the exons atGGCACTCACCGCGACACAGCGGTCACCTTCGCACGACCACGGcatcggcgacgagccgatCGATACGGCCGTAATCACTACCCCGAACGGCAGCATTCATATCAAGCCCTTTGTCGCGGCCGGAAAACCAGAGTTCCGCGCCGTCCTCACCTTTGCACCAAGGCACTCGTCCTTTGACCGCGAAAACGTCAAGAGCCAGCGCGACGAATTCCGCGGCTTCTTCACATTGTTCTGGATTG gcctcgccctcgtcttcATCCGAACGGCACTACAGTCGTGGGAGGAGAACCGCACGCTCCTCTCGCCCACATTTGGCCGGTTAATCACGCGCGATGCCTTCGTTCTGGCCTTCGCCGACGGCATCATGGTCACGTCCATGTTGCTCTGCGTCCCCTTTGTTCAGTGCCTCCAGCGTGGCTACTTCCGCTACACCTGGACCGGCCTGATCATCCAGCACACCTTCCAGgccatcttcctcgccgtTGCTATTGCCTGGGGCTATGCCAGGGACTGGTACTGGGTGCAGGCTGGTTTCCTCGTCCTGC ACGCAATGTCCTCGCTCATGAAGATGCACTCGTACATGTCGCACAACGGCATGCTCTCGGAGGTCTATTTCCGACTCAAGTCGGAGaaggaggcgctcgagcactACCTTGGCACCCTGCCCGGCGGCCGggaggccgtgctcgccgaaGCGAGGGAGCACCAggagaagctcgaggagattgaggctCTCGCCCCGGAGATCAGCGTGCCCGTTACCCCGGAGCGCAGCACGACACCTCAGAGCGAGAGCGAATCGCTGCAGAAGGCTGCTACGATCCTGAACGCCCGTcttgtcgccgagcccgaagccactgtccgccgccgcaaaATCTCATCGCAGCCCGCTACCGATGCTCTCCCCGCCCCTCAGAAGGGCCTTCCCCTCGGTACATCATTagagctcgccgcccaccccggTACCCGCcacgccaagcgcaagccCAACCCCCTCGCATGGAGCCCCGACCCAAGagtcgctctcctcgcgcGCAACATTGATGCgatggaggacgagctcaGATCCAACGGTGAAAGGGGCCTTGTTTGGCCCGAGAACGTCACCTACAAGCACTTTGTCGAGTTCATGTTCTTCCCCACGCTCGTCTACGAGCTCGAGTACCCGCGTACCAACACGATGCGCCCGCTCTACATTCTCGAGAAGGTCCTCGCGACATTCGGTACCTTCTCGCTCATCTACACGGTCACCGAGCACTACATCATGCCCTACACGCCCAAGCCTGGCGACTCGCTCTTCCACGCCTTTGCTCAGCTCGCCCTGCCGATGATGGTCAACTTCCTGCTCATCTTCTACATCATCTTCGAGTGTGTTTGCGCCGGCTTTGCCGAGCTCTCGTACTTTGCCGACCGCGAGTTCTACCAGGACTGGTGGAACTCGACTGGATGGGACCAGTTCTCGCGCAAGTGGAACAAGCCTGTGcacaccttcctcctccgccacgtCTACCAGTCGAGTATGGCAGGTCTCGGCATGTCGCGCTGGGGCGCCACGCTCTTCACGTTCCTGCTCTCGGCACTATGCCACGAGCTAGTCATGGCTGTCGTGTCCAAGAAGATCCGCCCGTACTTGTTCCTCCTTCAG ATGGTCCAGCTTCCGCTCATCGCCATCAGCCGCATCCCCGCCATCAAGCGCAACAGAACATGGGGCAACATTGTGTTCTGGGCCGGCCTGATGCTCGGTTTCC CAATGCTCGAGATCTGCTACCTTGTGTTCTGA
- the SPCC736.13_1 gene encoding putative oxidoreductase has protein sequence MSTWSWISYYAQAIAQAGIPIIPFSKSPHWSPEELGDQRGKVILITGGNSGTGYQTARQYYAHGAKVYIGCRSPERAAEAIENIKKGGDIDLYGEWSFTPVDAAKAGSVEFLQLDLADLESVGRAAKEFNAKEQRLDVLFANAGVMASPVGMSTVQGYALQFGTNVLGHQRFIAELLPLLSATSRANPSNPARLISLASLGQMFAPKGGIDYDALRAGGKQLDKWAEYGLSKWGNVALAKYVDTHYGPASGVDGPIIAISVHPGVVATNLARHVADTSSKVYNAALPLFNVRASKGTLNQLWAGGADVETARKLSGHYVACYQTQSPYRPDIDNAGAVDKLWDYCTAQWSK, from the exons atgtCCACCTGGTCCTGGATCTCATACTACGCCCAGGCGATCGCGCAGGCCGGTATCCCCATCATCCCGTTCTCCAAGTCGCCGCACTGGAGccccgaggagctgggcgatCAGCGTGGCAAG GTCATCCTCATCACGggcggcaacagcggcaCAGGGTACCAGACCGCACGCCAGTACTACGCGCACGGCGCCAAAGTCTACATTGGCTGCCGGAGCCCCGAGCGCGCAGCCGAGGCGATCGAGAACATCAAGAAGGGCGGCGACATCGACCTGTATGGCGAGTGGAGCTTCAcgcccgtcgacgcggccaaggcgggcagcgtcgagttcctccagctcgaccttgccgacctcgagagcGTCGGCCGTGCGGCCAAGGAGTTTAACGCCAAGGAGCAGCGCCTGGATGTGCTCTTCGCCAACGCCGGTGTCATGGCCTCGCCGGTCGGCATGAGCACCGTCCAGGGCTACGCGCTGCAGTTTGGGACTAAT GTCCTCGGCCACCAGCGCttcatcgccgagctcctccccctcctcagCGCCACGTCCCGCGCCAACCCGTCCAACCCTGCGCgcctcatctcgctcgcgtccCTCGGACAAATGTTCGCGCCCAAGGGCGGTATCGACTACGACGCGCTccgtgccggcggcaagcagCTGGACAAGTGGGCCGAGTACGGCCTCAGCAAGTGGGGCAACGTCGCGCTGGCCAAGTACGTCGACACGCACTACGGCCCCGCGTcgggcgtcgacggcccGATCATCGCCATCTCGGTGCACCCCGGTGTCGTGGCGACCAACCTCGCGCGCCATGTCGCCGACACGTCAAGCAAGGTGTACAACGCTGCTCTG CCCCTCTTCAACGTCCGCGCGTCAAAGGGTACCCTCAACCAGCtgtgggctggcggcgccgacgtcgaaaCCGCCCGCAAGCTCTCGGGTCACTACGTCGCGTGCTACCAGACCCAGTCGCCGTACCGTCCCGACATTGACAACGCGGGTGCCGTTGACAAGCTGTGGGACTACTGCACCGCGCAGTGGAGCAAGTAG
- the imp2 gene encoding Septation protein imp2 yields MADNAAGPARSQSTTSLARLHHGGLANGSAPPAPDETSDPALDFCNAFWGPGDRGYEVIMARLRGASRTIEELRQFWKERAAIEEEYGKRLQKLSKLPLGRDEIGDLAASLQSIQDETAAQASYHLSLSTDLHQVVEVPTTELANRYAHLKKGIQASVEKAWRNKGLQEGHVTKARERYESDCLKLNSYTANTQLVQGKELEKIHGKVDRVRQTIGSNEQDFRNFVSVLEGTTQKWENEWKSFTDQVQDLEEDRLSQTKDIAWSYANQVSQVCVEDDSSCERIRERLEQFEPANDMVNFVRGWGTGDQIPDPPRFVNYSVGQNPPTPTFHTATFKRVAAKAPLRPVSIPNADQEPEPVAEPAQQRTASPDTYQPPAPPPVPKEDPFSPPREEPFTPPTDGVERLILRDDGPTPSVPPAASRSPKPPVGGVALPGLAAGVVGAAAGAAGIGAAIGGYKNSHPPPVATASPPTQTIDMPPPPVPQAYQGPPSPSARDVLDEDDPMARALAELRRDPPGSNVRRQRSQKRPGSVYSTSGSIRSNNLGAGGAPSASPAPGGNYYPGQQRVSVDSGLIPPAGGHTAAQLAKSKADFDSGRGKQSVNYSSYGDDIVGGHPSRPSSPAARSPSPSAAMMQPPTQPATHPADAVLQQYGQAFPGERSRSRPASVYSNHSRAPSINESAVTSSVAPERPLEGFAGIGAGGRSPSPAPNKQFRSPSPGPGGHGVLGPQNLGISLDASGGVAQDSMAEAYRRQYEQQKQQSGHERQPSLQQPPVDPQRPTSQHSYHAPSQQQQQPAAGGYVPPAPAPFSQYAPAPSQSSYYPSSTNQYNPAQRQPSQPAPQQQPPQSQYQPPQQQGYQPAQQQQPQQPPQQPQQQQQQYDQYGRPLQGQAPSGYAQHSHQSSQSYSGYGQPPQQQQQQQQPGYGGYQQNSYSKPPEPQPYRAPSPQPAAQQYRAPSPQPAAQQYRAPSPQPAAQHYRTPSPQPQQPAIHQQASQDSYLTQNQSQYNRSPSPQPALPPNNAPATGQWSSNGLPILFYVQARYDYHAQSAAEFDFQSGDIIAVTSTPEDGWWSGELLDEARRVAGRTDFPSNFVELF; encoded by the exons atGGCAGACAACGCAGCCGGCCCGGCGCGCTCACAGTCGACCACCTCCCTCGCCCGCTTACACCACGGCGGCCTCGCTAACGGCagcgcaccgcccgcccccgacgAGACCTCGGACCCCGCCCTCGACTTCTGCAATGCCTTCTGGGGCCCAGGTGACCGCGGCTATGAGGTCATCATGGCCAGGCTGCGTGGAGCATCGAGGACCATCGAGGAGCTGAGGCAGTTCTGGAAGGAGCG CGCTGCCATCGAAGAGGAGTACGGCAAGCGCCTGCAGAAGCTCTCAAAGCTTCCCCTCGGCAGGGACGAGATCGGAGACCTCGCCGCCTCTCTCCAGTCTATCCAGGACGAGACAGCCGCCCAGGCGTCGTACCATCTCAGCCTCAGCACCGACCTGCACCAGGTGGTCGAAGTTCCCACCACTGAGCTCGCAAACCGCTACGCCCATCTCAAGAAGGGTATCCAGGCCAGCGTTGAGAAGGCGTGGCGGAACAAGGGCTTACAGGAGGGACATGTGACCAAG GCCCGCGAGCGCTATGAGTCGGACTGCCTCAAGCTCAACTCGTACACGGCCAACACGCAGCTCGTGCAGGGTAAAGAACTGGAGAAGATCCATGGCAAGGTCGACCGCGTGCGGCAGACCATTGGCAGCAACGAGCAGGACTTCCGCAACTTTGTTAGTGTCCTCGAGGGCACGACGCAAAAGTGGGAGAACGAGTGGAAGTCGTTCACCGAT CAAGTCCAagacctcgaggaggaccgTCTGTCCCAGACCAAGGACATTGCATGGTCGTACGCCAACCAGGTGTCGCAGGTCTGCGTGGAGGACGACAGC TCATGCGAGCGCATCcgcgagcggctcgagcaGTTTGAGCCTGCCAACGACATGGTCAACTTTGTTCGCGGCTGGGGCACTGGTGACCAGATCCCCGACCCGCCGAGGTTTGTCAACTACTCTGTCGGCCAGaacccccccaccccgacTTTCCACACTGCCACGTTCAAGCGTGTTGCAGCGAAGGCACCCCTGAGGCCGGTATCGATTCCCAATGCCGATCAGGAGCCAGAACCTGTGGCTGAGCCTGCACAGCAGAGGACGGCGTCACCAGACACCTACCAgcccccagcgccgccgcccgtgccgaAGGAGGATCCATTCAGCCCGCCCCGCGAGGAGCCTTTCACGCCGCCCACTGACGGTGTTGAACGCTTGAttctgcgcgacgacggcccgaCACCCTCTGTCCCACCAgctgcctcgcgctcgcccaaGCCAccagtcggcggcgtcgccctccCTGGCCTCGCCGCTGGTGTTGTTGGAGCCGCagccggtgctgctggcaTCGGAGCAGCCATTGGAGGATACAAGAACTCTCACCCACCGCCTGTGGCGACCGCATCGCCCCCTACCCAGACCATTGACATGCCACCGCCACCTGTTCCGCAGGCGTACCAGGGACCTCCCAGCCCGAGCGCGCGTGACGTTCTGGACGAGGATGACCCGATGGCCCGcgcgcttgccgagctccGTCGCGACCCTCCTGGGTCCAATGTCCGCAGACAGCGTTCGCAGAAGCGCCCCGGCTCGGTCTACTCGACGAGTGGCTCAATCCGCAGCAACAACCtgggggcgggcggtgccCCATctgcgtcgccggcgcctggAGGCAATTACTACCCGGGCCAACAGCGCGTGTCGGTCGACAGCGGCCTTATCCCTCCTGCTGGCGGACACACCGCCGCTCAGCTTGCCAAGTCCAAGGCGGACTTTGACAGCGGACGCGGCAAGCAGAGCGTCAACTACTCCAGCTACGGTGACGACATTGTCGGCGGTCacccgtcgcggccgtcttCGCCTGCTGCCCGCTCTCCTTCTCCATCTGCAGCTATGATGCAGCCCCCAACTCAGCCTGCGActcaccccgccgacgctgtGCTTCAGCAGTACGGTCAGGCGTTCCCGGGTGAACGTAGCCGTTCGCGCCCTGCTTCCGTCTACTCGAACCACTCGCGTGCGCCGTCTATCAACGAGTCGGCCGTGACGTCGTCGGTTGCCCCCGAGCGGCCTCTTGAGGGCTTTGCCGGCATTGGCGCGGGTGGACGCAGCCCGTCGCCTGCGCCCAACAAGCAGttccgctcgccgtcgcctggcCCTGGTGGCCatggcgtcctcggcccgcAGAACCTCGGCATCTCACTCGACGCATCGGGAGGTGTCGCGCAGGACTCGATGGCCGAGGCCTACCGTCGGCAGTATGAgcagcagaagcagcagTCTGGCCACGAGCGCCAGCCGTCGCTTCAGCAGCCTCCAGTCGACCCTCAGCGTCCGACGTCGCAGCACTCGTACcacgcgccgagccagcagcagcagcagccggcagCGGGTGGCTATGTGCCCCCCGCACCGGCGCCTTTCTCACAGTATGCGCCGGCTCCTAGCCAGAGCAGCTACTACCCCAGCTCCACGAACCAGTACAACCCGGCTCAGCGACAGCCGTCCCAGCCGgcgcctcagcagcagccgccacAGTCACAATACCAGCCCCCTCAGCAGCAAGGATACCagccagcgcagcagcagcagccgcagcagccaccgCAACAGccacagcaacagcagcagcagtacgaCCAGTATGGCAGACCACTGCAGGGCcaggcgccgagcggctACGCTCAGCACTCGCACCAGTCGTCGCAGTCATACTCGGGTTACGGCCAGCctccacagcagcagcagcagcagcagcaaccagGCTACGGCGGCTACCAGCAGAACTCGTACTCGAAGCCGCCCGAGCCTCAGCCATACCGCGCACCATCGCCCCAGCCTGCAGCTCAGCAGTACcgggcgccgtcgcctcaGCCTGCCGCCCAGCAGTACCGCGCGCCATCGCCTCAGCCCGCTGCGCAGCACTACCGTACGCCATCGccccagccgcagcagccggcgaTCCACCAACAGGCGTCACAAGACTCGTACCTCACGCAAAACCAGTCGCAGTACAACCGGTCGCCTAGCCCCCAGCCGGCCCTGCCACCGAACAACGCTCCGGCCACTGGCCAGTGGTCGAGCAATGGGCTCCCCATTTTATTCT ATGTTCAAGCACGATACGACTACCACGCTCAGTCTGCTGCCGAGTTCGACTTCCAGTCTGGCGACATTATCGCCGTGACGTCTACACCAGAGGACGGATGGTGGTCTGGCGAGCTTCTCGATgaagcgcgccgcgtcgccggaCGCACCGACTTCCCGTCCAACTTTGTCGAGCTGTTCTGA
- the nce101 gene encoding Non-classical export protein 1: MPRPVLLSRTLDPVLGIFTGFLAYYLHETNPRTAPPPGHTLKDLVEWQWGVSAAKRDQRAAATEAADAAEFDAVRRELEAAAAAPPVEVKKVVVVETKDAGV, from the coding sequence ATGCCCCGCCCTGTCCTCCTGTCACGCACGCTCGACCCCGTCCTCGGCATCTTCACGGGCTTCCTCGCATACTACCTCCACGAGACGAACCCCCGcaccgcgccaccaccaggtcacacgctcaaggacctcgtcgaATGGCAGTggggcgtgtcagctgccaagcgcgaccagcgcgcggcggccaccgaggcggccgacgcggccgagttTGAtgccgtgcgccgcgagctcgaggcggctgctgctgcgccgcccgtGGAGGTGAAGAAGGTGGTCGTTGTTGAGACCAAGGACGCGGGCGTTTGA